In the genome of Oncorhynchus clarkii lewisi isolate Uvic-CL-2024 chromosome 4, UVic_Ocla_1.0, whole genome shotgun sequence, one region contains:
- the LOC139407288 gene encoding UBX domain-containing protein 2A isoform X2: MKDIDTRGSDKDDTWCDGTENEEEEVPIRRSFSVEDLLDEVEKISNVASGGSKVKVVVRLWKDGFTLNDEEFRSYSVQENQDFLEAIKRGELPVELESRAEEEELEVNVEDLTEEAYVPRKKTFHPFSGPGYRLGSVAPRVVVRSPSVHEEGEFLPIPMITLDHGLPVTSLQIWLADGRRLVQRFNLSHRISDVHDYVQRCQRNGSPFILTTSLPFRELREEELSLEQADLANAVIVQRPLNTEAPFGHS, from the exons ATGAAAGACATTGACACAAGAGGGAGTGACAAAGATGATACCTG GTGTGATGGGACAGAGAACGAGGAAGAGGAGGTTCCTATAAGAAGAAGTTTCTCTGTGGAGGATCTTCTGGATGAGGTGGAGAAAATCAGCAATGTTGCCTCTGGAGGCTCAAAG GTGAAGGTGGTGGTGAGACTGTGGAAGGATGGCTTCACCCTGAATGACGAGGAGTTCAGGAGCTACTCTGTACAGGAGAACCAGGATTTCCTGGAAGCCATCAAACGAGG TGAGCTGCCTGTGGAGTTGGAGAGCAGGGCAGAGGAGGAGGAACTGGAGGTGAATGTAGAGGATCTAACAGAGGAGGCGTATGTTCCCAGGAAGAAGACCTTTCATCCCTTCAGTGGGCCAGGGTACAGGCTGGGCAG tGTTGCTCCCAGAGTAGTGGTCCGGTCTCCATCGGTGCACGAGGAGGGGGAGTTCCTCCCGATCCCCATGATAACACTGGACCACGGCCTCCCTGTCACCTCTCTGCAAATCTGGTTGGCTGACGGCAGGAGGCTGGTGCAGAGGTTCAACCTATCACACAG GATTAGTGACGTTCACGACTATGTCCAGCGCTGTCAGAGGAACGGCTCACCTTTCATCTTGACCACCTCACTTCCTTTCCGCGAGCTCCGGGAGGAGGAGCTAAGTCTGGAGCAGGCGGACCTAGCTAATGCTGTCATTGTCCAGAGGCCCCTCAACACAGAGGCCCCCTTCGGACACTCCTGA
- the LOC139407288 gene encoding UBX domain-containing protein 2A isoform X1 gives MDNKSVKHSRGWTTAEHIMKDIDTRGSDKDDTWCDGTENEEEEVPIRRSFSVEDLLDEVEKISNVASGGSKVKVVVRLWKDGFTLNDEEFRSYSVQENQDFLEAIKRGELPVELESRAEEEELEVNVEDLTEEAYVPRKKTFHPFSGPGYRLGSVAPRVVVRSPSVHEEGEFLPIPMITLDHGLPVTSLQIWLADGRRLVQRFNLSHRISDVHDYVQRCQRNGSPFILTTSLPFRELREEELSLEQADLANAVIVQRPLNTEAPFGHS, from the exons ATGGACAATAAATCAGTAAAACACTCAAGAGG ATGGACAACAGCAGAACACATCATGAAAGACATTGACACAAGAGGGAGTGACAAAGATGATACCTG GTGTGATGGGACAGAGAACGAGGAAGAGGAGGTTCCTATAAGAAGAAGTTTCTCTGTGGAGGATCTTCTGGATGAGGTGGAGAAAATCAGCAATGTTGCCTCTGGAGGCTCAAAG GTGAAGGTGGTGGTGAGACTGTGGAAGGATGGCTTCACCCTGAATGACGAGGAGTTCAGGAGCTACTCTGTACAGGAGAACCAGGATTTCCTGGAAGCCATCAAACGAGG TGAGCTGCCTGTGGAGTTGGAGAGCAGGGCAGAGGAGGAGGAACTGGAGGTGAATGTAGAGGATCTAACAGAGGAGGCGTATGTTCCCAGGAAGAAGACCTTTCATCCCTTCAGTGGGCCAGGGTACAGGCTGGGCAG tGTTGCTCCCAGAGTAGTGGTCCGGTCTCCATCGGTGCACGAGGAGGGGGAGTTCCTCCCGATCCCCATGATAACACTGGACCACGGCCTCCCTGTCACCTCTCTGCAAATCTGGTTGGCTGACGGCAGGAGGCTGGTGCAGAGGTTCAACCTATCACACAG GATTAGTGACGTTCACGACTATGTCCAGCGCTGTCAGAGGAACGGCTCACCTTTCATCTTGACCACCTCACTTCCTTTCCGCGAGCTCCGGGAGGAGGAGCTAAGTCTGGAGCAGGCGGACCTAGCTAATGCTGTCATTGTCCAGAGGCCCCTCAACACAGAGGCCCCCTTCGGACACTCCTGA